One Pelodiscus sinensis isolate JC-2024 unplaced genomic scaffold, ASM4963464v1 ctg34, whole genome shotgun sequence DNA segment encodes these proteins:
- the EXOC3L2 gene encoding exocyst complex component 3-like protein 2, with protein sequence MPVLKNPYKLKMAKANGAAGSPGQLILAKESSTNPFEEDLVENAGDSSLGGRNPFLEEEEEEAAEEEGRGFERALFTGSLDGRYRRRATLEKLVGLSPFRLGKAKKGAGKEKAPERRSFLGRLLEGEPQMAMARRCSEDFSLLQRFNGRRRESPGGPESCPAEPAGAPEPAKRMSFLKLSLGSRARRASLADKPSPPEAPEPAPGAQEVQTVATAREPLSVLEILTLIQRRELPAADEQILELEAECGQEAPAGEAGPGGQAGSRKAKDVALLYEALLQELWAVLAEALAARGAHPPLEQVVRVVEQEEAADRRCQAAPGGGAGGLRPRAMRRQWAEAVERAVGERLGQCAEGGPLAGQVERLSRCLVEDLGAVRSHQLPAYPPEYQALDIYARSYHRALARLLGSISQGSLSIAELYFLLDWHCNTYPREVLGRLDMAPLRSAHEQEPLLPPETQRRLEEACVAAVKAKIAGDLSRELREEEQRWAQELGRDHSQEQLSSRVISVLKTHADRAPRITPEFGVRIGLCCLAGLAEFLQSFQSKVERFHDRPGESGPPPDSYLGRTIMLVNCCPPFRDYVEQLARFGHPESEGPRSQASATLDKVTRLCNRVLAQQLFEELRPYFHKLMKRKWLSSSEPFDAIAALLADYAQKLRPMQREPYQALVNEVHRRVLVEYVRPLLQVRLVCRTAKMRAKVATRLADEGRQLQELFARLESTSSWLNPAVPHLAEILLLEDTPSIQMEVGVLVRDFPDVRKKHVAALLDVRGLRGQAQRQEILGVVKDLELSGSRLSLCRERAFFSEIAATRDVRCFPGALPRLPPARLACLGRLRQGRPGLRPPPPGEHEAESRV encoded by the exons ATGCCGGTCCTTAAGAACCCCTACAAGCTGAAGATGGCCAAGGCCAACGGGGCGGCGGGCAGCCCCGGGCAGCTGATCCTGGCCAAGGAGAGCAGCACCAACCCCTTCGAGGAGGACTTGGTGGAGAACGCGGGCGACTCCTCGCTGGGCGGCCGGAACCCcttcctggaggaggaggaggaggaggcggcggaggaggaGGGCCGAGGCTTCGAGCGCGCCCTCTTCACCGGCAGCCTGGACGGGCGCTACCGGCGCCGGGCGACGCTGGAGAAGCTGGTGGGCCTGTCCCCCTTCCGGCTGGGCAAAGCCAAGAAGGGGGCGGGCAAGGAGAAGGCCCCCGAGCGGCGCTCCTTCCTCGGCCgcctgctggagggggagccGCAGATGGCGATGGCGCGGCGCTGCTCCGAGGACTTCAGCCTCCTCCAGCGCTTCAACGGGCGCCGGAGGGAGAGCCCGGGTGGGCCGGAGAGCTGCCCGGCCGAGCCCGCCGGCGCCCCCGAGCCCGCCAAGCGCATGTCCTTCCTCAAGCTGAGCCTGGGGAGCCGGGCGCGCCGGGCGTCGCTGGCCGAcaagcccagcccccccgaggCACCGGAGCCAGCGCCCGGCGCCCAGGAGGTGCAGACGGTCGCCACGGCCAGAGAGCCTCTGTCGG TGCTGGAGATCCTGACCCTGATCCAGCGGCGGGAGCTGCCGGCGGCCGACGAGCAGATCCTGGAGCTGGAGGCGGAGTGCGGGCAGGAGGCCCCGGCGGGCGAGGCCGGGCCGGGTGGCCAGGCCGGCAGCCGCAAGGCCAAGGACGTGGCGCTGCTCTACGAggccctgctgcaggagctgtgGGCCGTGCTGGCCGAGGCCCTGGCGGCCCGCGGCGCCCACCCGCCCCTGGAGCAGGTGGTGCGGGtggtggagcaggaggaggcggcGGACCGGCGGTGCCAGGCGGCTCcggggggcggcgccggggggctCCGGCCCCGGGCCATGCGCCGCCAGTGGGCCGAGGCGGTGGAGCGGGCGGTGGGCGAGCGGCTGGGCCAGTGCGCGGAGGGCGGCCCCCTGGCGGGGCAGGTGGAGCGCCTGAGCCGCTGCCTGGTGGAGGACCTGGGCGCCGTCCGGAGCCACCAGCTGCCGGCCTACCCCCCCGAGTACCAGGCGCTGGACATCTACGCCCGCAGCTACCACCGGGCGCTGGCCCGGCTGCTGGGCAGCAtcagccagggcagcctctccATCGCCGAGCTCTACTTCCTCCTGGACTGGCACTGCAACACCTACCCCAG GGAGGTGCTGGGGCGGCTGGACATGGCCCCGCTGCGCAGCGCCCATGAGCAGGAGCCTCTGCTGCCCCCCGAGACCCAGCGCCGCCTGGAGGAAGCCTGCGTCGCGGCCGTCAAG GCCAAGATCGCGGGCGACTTGAGCCGGGAGCTGCGGGAGGAGGAGCAGCGCTGGGCGCAGGAGCTGGGGCGCgaccacagccaggagcagctgtCCAGCCGGGTGATCTCG gtGCTGAAGACCCACGCGGACAGAGCCCCCCGGATCACGCCGGAGTTCGGGGTGCGGATCGGGCTTTGCTGCTTGGCCGGGCTGGCCGAGTTCCTGCAGAG CTTTCAGAGCAAGGTGGAGCGGTTCCACGACAGGCCGGGCGAGAGcggccccccccccgacagctaCCTGGGCAGGACCATCATGCTCGTCAACTGCTGCCCCCCCTTCAG ggactaCGTGGAGCAGCTGGCGCGGTTCGGCCACCCGGAGAGCGAGGGCCCCCGGAGCCAGGCCAGCGCCACGCTGGACAAGGTGACCCGGCTCTGCAACCGTGTCCTGGCCCAGCAGCTCTTCGAGGAGCTCCGG CCCTACTTCCACAAGCTGATGAAGAGGAAGTGGCTGAGCAGCTCGGAGCCCTTCGACGCCATCGCGGCCCTGCTCGCCGACTACGCCCAGAAGCTGCGGCCGATGCAGCGGGAGCCGTACCAG GCCCTGGTGAACGAGGTGCACCGGCGGGTGCTGGTCGAGTATGTCCGGCCCCTGCTCCAGGTCCGGCTGGTTTGCCGCACTGCCAAGATGCGAGCCAAGGTGGCGACCCGCCTGGCGGACGAAGGGCGGCAGCTGCAGGAGCTCTTCGCCCGGCtg gagtCGACATCGTCCTGGCTGAACCCGGCCGTGCCGCACCTGGCCGAGATCCTGCTCCTGGAGGACACGCCCTCCATCcagatggaggtgggggtgctggtgCGGGACTTCCCTGACGTCCG GAAGAAGCACGTGGCAGCCCTGCTGGACGTGCGGGGGCTGCGTGGCCAGGCCCAGCGCCAGGAGATCCTGGGCGTGGTGAAGGACCTGGAGCTGAGCGGGAGCCGCCTGTCGCTGTGCCGGGAACGGGCCTTCTTCTCGGAGATCGCCGCCACCCGCGACGTGCGCTGCTTCCCGGgggccctgccccgcctgccgccCGCCCGCCTGGCCTGCCTGGGCCGGCTGCGCCAGGGACGCCCAGGCCTGCGCCCGCCTCCGCCCGGAGAGCATGAGGCTGAGAGCCGGGTGTGA